The Kribbella sp. HUAS MG21 genome includes the window TACCTCCGTCAGCGCGGAGCTCACCGCAACCGCTTCTTTCCGTCCGCCAGCTGCGCGTTGATCTGGTCGTTCAGCGTGTCGGCGAACTGTCCGGCCGAGACGCTGCCCTTGATTGCCTTCGGCAACTCGCGGGTGATGACCGCGTTGATCGCGTCCTGCCGGACGTACGGCGTGTACGACGTGACGGAGAAGTGCTCCTTCTCGGCCATCTGCACGTCGTACGCCTGCTTCTGGTACGGCAGCTTCTGCGGCATCAGCTTCTGCAGCGACTTCAGCGGCGGGATCCCCCAGCCGCCGGCCGCGCGGGCCTTCGCTGGCTCACCGGCCAGGTACCACTCCATGACCTTCCAGGCGGCGTCCTTGTTCTTGCCGGCCTTGGGCATCCACAGCCCGGTCGCGCCGAAGCACGGGCTGACCCGGCGTCCGGTGTCGAACTGCGGAGCCGGCGCGAACCCGGCCACCTTCGCGGACTTCGCGTCGCCGGAGAACAGCCCGCCGAGCCAGTAGCCGCTGAGCGTCGCCGCCATCCGGCCGGCCTGGAACGTCGGGCCGTCCCAGCCGTTCGGGTCCGGGTTCAGCACGGTCGGGCCGATCCCGGCCTTCGCGTACTCGAGGTACCAGGTCAGCGCGCGCTGCGCCTCCGGGCTGCTGAAGTCGACCGACGCGAGATCGTCGGACGTCAGCTTGCCGCCGGCCAGGTCGGTCATCCAGGTCAGCTGGCCGAACAGGCCGAGGCCGTTCGGGTTCAGGCCGTAGACGCTGACCTTCGCGCCCTGCCGCTTCACCAGGCGCTTGCCCTCGTCGAGCAGCTCGTCGAGCAGCAGCGGCGTCGTCGCGCTCGGCCGCGTCACCTTCGCCGCGTCGAACAGCGCGCCGTTGTACCAGATCGTGCAGTCCTGCGAGTAGTCCTTCGCGAACCCGTACCGCGGGCCGCTGCCCTGCTTCTGGCCGTCGTACCGCCAGACGTCGTTGACCGGGTCGATGTCGTCGGCCTTGATCAGCTCGCTCTTCTCGAAGTACGGGTCGAGGTTCTCCGCGACCTGCCGGGCCACCAGGTACGGCGTCTCGGTCGCGCCCATGCCCCGGACCACGTCCGGCGGGTTGCCGCTGGCAAGCATCGCGGTGAGCTTGGTCAGGTCGTACTCGACCGTCTTCACGGTCAGGCCGAGCGCCTGCGACGCGGCCTTGGCTTCCTTCGGGCCGAACTCGCCGGACTGCGACATCACGGTCACGACGCCCTTGGCGGCCGAGCCGGTACCGGTCGCGACCGGGGTGTTCGTGGAGGACGCGGGCGAGCAGCCCACCGCCAGCGCTCCGCCGGCGGCGGCGCCGCCGAGTGCCAGGAACCGGCGGCGGGACAACCCGGGGTTCGTTGTGGTCATGGGCAACCTCTCAATCGGATGTTTCGGGATCGAAGAGCCGGCAGACCGGGCCGGAGGAGGGCCCGGCCCGGTCCGCGAGCGCCTCGCTGTCGTCTTCGGGTCGGTAGCCCAGCTCGTGCCGGGCGGAGGTGGTGTCCCAGTGGTTGCGGGTGTTGGCGGAGACGCCGAAGTGCACGCCGTACCGCTCGGTCGAGGTGAGGGCGGCGAGCATCAGCCGGCCGGCGTCGTCGTCGGACAGCCACTGGCCGAGGTACCGGCGTTCGCTCGGCGGCCAGCCGGTGAGGCCTAGCCGCAGGCAAGTGACCGATGCACCGGTGCGGTCCGCGTGTGTCCGCCCCAGCGCCTCCAGCACGACCTTGCCCAGGCCGTACGGACAGCACGGGCGTGGATCGAGGCGTGGGTCGACCGGCCAGTACTGCGGCCGGTTGTACTCGCCGGCCGCGTGCAGCGAGCTGGCCAGCACGAGCTTCGGTACGGCGATTGCTGCTGCGGCCTCGAGTACTACCTGCGTCGTCCACACGTTGGCGGCGTACACGCTGTCCCAGGTTTGCCAGGGGCTGCTGTTCCCCGCCAGGTGCAGGACGGCGTCGGCGCCGGCCAGTGCGGCCCGGGCCGCCTCGGGATCGCCGATGTCGGCCTGGACCAGCTCGCCGGAGCGCGTCGCCGTCGCGGCCCGGTCGACCAGGCGGACGCGGTACTGCTTGCGCAGCCACGGCATGACCACCGTGGCGACGCGGCCCAGGCCGCCGGTGACCACCACCAGTGGCGCGCTGTCCTGCCCACCGTCCATGTCGTCGTCCAGGTCGCCGGGCCCCGGGCCGTCCCGGGAGCTGTGGCCGAAATTGTTCGAGCACTTCGGCTTTTGTGTCAAGACTTCGAACACAGACTGTCCGTTTTGTTGACGGCGTGAACCGGTTCCGCCGATACTCGACGTCGTGGCTGCGAAGGACACCGGATCCCTGCGAGCGCTGCGGCGCACCAATTCCGAGCGGATGCTGTCCGCGCTGATGGAGCACGGCGCGCTGCACCGCGCCGAGCTGGCGCGGATCT containing:
- a CDS encoding extracellular solute-binding protein, giving the protein MTTTNPGLSRRRFLALGGAAAGGALAVGCSPASSTNTPVATGTGSAAKGVVTVMSQSGEFGPKEAKAASQALGLTVKTVEYDLTKLTAMLASGNPPDVVRGMGATETPYLVARQVAENLDPYFEKSELIKADDIDPVNDVWRYDGQKQGSGPRYGFAKDYSQDCTIWYNGALFDAAKVTRPSATTPLLLDELLDEGKRLVKRQGAKVSVYGLNPNGLGLFGQLTWMTDLAGGKLTSDDLASVDFSSPEAQRALTWYLEYAKAGIGPTVLNPDPNGWDGPTFQAGRMAATLSGYWLGGLFSGDAKSAKVAGFAPAPQFDTGRRVSPCFGATGLWMPKAGKNKDAAWKVMEWYLAGEPAKARAAGGWGIPPLKSLQKLMPQKLPYQKQAYDVQMAEKEHFSVTSYTPYVRQDAINAVITRELPKAIKGSVSAGQFADTLNDQINAQLADGKKRLR
- a CDS encoding NAD(P)-dependent oxidoreductase: MFEVLTQKPKCSNNFGHSSRDGPGPGDLDDDMDGGQDSAPLVVVTGGLGRVATVVMPWLRKQYRVRLVDRAATATRSGELVQADIGDPEAARAALAGADAVLHLAGNSSPWQTWDSVYAANVWTTQVVLEAAAAIAVPKLVLASSLHAAGEYNRPQYWPVDPRLDPRPCCPYGLGKVVLEALGRTHADRTGASVTCLRLGLTGWPPSERRYLGQWLSDDDAGRLMLAALTSTERYGVHFGVSANTRNHWDTTSARHELGYRPEDDSEALADRAGPSSGPVCRLFDPETSD